The window TGATAAAAGGGTATAACATGAGTGAGGAAGATGCAAAAGATTTTGCAAAACTTATTGAACTATCACAACCCACTTACATAGAAGTAAAATCTTATATGCATGTAGGACCCTCCACATATAGATTAACGAAGGATGCTATGCCAAAACATAATGAAATCAGAGAGTTTTCTAAAATCTTAGCTAATTACACGGGTTATAAGATAATATCAGAACATGTTCCTAGTAGAATACTTTTACTGAGCAGGCTTGATAAACCAATCCAAATAGGAAATGCATGGTCAGAGAAGTGGAATTGGAGCACAAAGGACACAGAAGATGATATGAATGGAGAATATAAGGAAGCAGAAGAAAGTTGTACGGAGGGTGGAATTTGAAAAGCCCAAATTACTTGTGAAAATATATTAATTTTAAATTATACTATAAACAAAATAATTGTACAATCCGAGGTTGCAAAGAGTCTAGGTATTTCACAACAGACGGTATCAAGAAAACTAAAGGAGTTAGAGGATAGTGGAATAATAACCAGAACATTACTTAAAGAAGGCGAATTGATAAAACTAACAGATGAGGGAGAAAAAATGCTTAGAGAATGTGCAGAATCTTTAGTAGACTTATTTGCAAAAAACAGGATAGTAAAAATAAAGGCAAAAGTCACTTCAGGACTTGGTGAGGGCAGAATATTTGTATCCCTTCCATATTACATGGAGGCATTCAATAAGTTTCTAGGATTTCAGCCTTATCCTGGCACATTAAATGCCGTAATATACGATAGAATATCTATGGAGAACAGGCTTCTTTTAGATCTAAGTAGGGGTATTTTAATACCAGAGCATAAGGAACCAAATAGAGTTTTAGGGAGCGTTAAAGCATTTCCAGCATCCATAAATTCAGTTTCTCCTGTTGCTGTTGTAATCCCAACTAGAACCACACACCCAAAGAGTGTTGTAGAATTATTATCTCCTCATAAACTTAGAGAGAAACTAGAAATAGAAGATGGAGACGAAATAGAAATAGAAGTTTATTTATGATATTAAGTTGAATTACAATATCTTTTTAGTACCTCGTTTATTATTGATGATGTACTTGAATGAGCCCAATTATTTATCCTTGACGGTATTCTAACTATCTTTTCAACTATAACACCTCTATTCTTAAGATCATCAATAAGTTTTTGTTCATCAACCTTTTGATCTGGTCCTAAAACTATAATATTTGGTTTAACTCTTTCCACACTCTTTAGAAAATCTTTTTCATCCCCTAGAAACGCATCATATACGTATTTTACACTTTTAATAACTTCTAGTCGCTGATTCTCGTCATTTATTGGCTTTCTTCCCTTTATCTTTTCACTGTTTTTATCCCTCGCAACTGCAACATATACTCTACCATATTTAGACGCTTCACGTAGGAAAGCTATGTGTCCAGGATGCAAAATATCGAAAGTACCGGCTACAAATACCCTCTTAGATACTTGTCTCTCAATGTCTAGCTTCTCCATTTCGATTATCGCATCAAGTAAACCCTCTGCATAAACCACATCTACCAATGCAGTTACTTTATCATTAAGATTAAGATAATACTTAGCATCTTCAACATATAGCTTTGCTAAGTTATATATTTTTTCATATTTCTGTATGATTTCTGGCGGTATCTTAGATAGTCTATCCTCCATTCCTTGTATATATCTCCTCACTCTATCAGCTATTTCATCAACCATTTTAGACCCTCTATCTCCATATAATGTAAGGATTTTGAAGGAAATATTATTATATGTGGTGGGGACTTTAGATTGTATTTTGCTATTTCCTTAATTTTAAGGCTGACTATTTCTTCATCATCACATCCTAGATGTTGACCTATTATGATAAGTGAATCTTCATTAATTATCCTCTGTTCTTCAATCTTTTCCATTTGTAAAAGCAATGAAACTGCATCCGTCGCACTCATATTAGGTTCTAAATAAAATATAGTATGAAGATTTCTTTCCAAGTTTTCCTTTAATACTTTGTAAGGAGTTGTGTCAATTTTGCCATAATCTGTGGGTGATATTATAGTTACCGACTTACCAAATTTGTACGACGATAACATGCTTTTCGAAATAATATAGCAATGAACTGAAACTCCAGGAATTATACTTACCTGATGACCTTTAGTTCTAGCCTCAGTAACTAAACTTATATGAGTTGTAGCTATCATTGGATCACCTATAACTGCAATTCCTACACTCTTACCCTGGTCTAACAATTCTAATATTTTCTTGTAGTTATTTTCTATGAAATCTCTGCCAACTGGTATAGGATTTATACCTAATTGATGTAATTTACTCATTAGATCGCCACAAGTTAATGAAGTGTAAGTATCTGCATAGACAATGTCTGAGGTTCTTAGTTCATTCAATGCTATTTCCGTGATGAATTTATATGATAACCCTAAACCTATGAGCTTAAGTACACCCACTTGTTAATACGGAAATTTATAAGATATAAGATTTTAGTAATACCAGATGATAAGTATATTTAATGATATTTACATAGCTGAAGATTTACCTGTACTTTATATTAAGCCACTTAATGCTGTAGTATTATCTGATGTTCACATAGGCTTTGAGCAGGAAATGGCTAATAAGGGAATATACATACCAAAGGTTCAGAAAAAAAGGTTCCTTACGATATATAGAAAAGCCTTAGACTATTTTAAAACAAATAAACTAATTATTAATGGGGATTTCAAGCACACATTTAATAAGATAACCAAACAAGAAAGAGATGAATTAACGGAAATTCTTACTGAATTAAACGAGAACAAAATAGAAGTTAAAATAGTAAAGGGTAATCATGACAATTATATTTCAGCAGTAACAGAAAAATTCAGTAATGTGGAATTAGTTGAAGATATTAACGTTAATGATATATCAATATTTCATGGGCATAAGAGAATTGACGTGCAAGAGAATGAAAATAAAGTATATATTATAGGTCATGAGCATCCACGACTAAGTATAAAAGATAGACTAGGATTTGCAAGAAAGTTACAATGTTTCCTTAAAGTACCATTGAGAAACAACAGTACAGTTATAGTTTTGCCCGCTACAGGTACCTATCAGTCAGGTAATGATGTTACCTTATCTCACTCCACCTATATGTCCCATATTATGAGAGAACATTCTATTTTGGAAAAAGCACGACCTTACGTAATAGTGGAAGGACAAGGTATTATGGAGTTTCCAGAACTAGGATTACTTAAAGATATTATTCACTCAATGGTTTAAGAGAAAGTAGCTATTTATAAATATAGGTTTTATAAATATTGAGTAAGGTGATATATTATACCTGATGAGATCCCGTATAAAGCAGTCGTAAATATAGAGAATATCGTTGCCACAGTGACTTTGGATCAAACATTGGATTTATATGCGATGGAAAGAAGCGTACCAAACGTGGAATATGATCCTGATCAATTTCCAGGATTAATATTTAGGCTTGAATCTCCCAAGATAACCTCATTAATATTTAAATCAGGAAAAATGGTCGTTACCGGAGCTAAAAGTACAGATGAGCTAATAAAGGCTGTAAAACGAATTATAAAAACCCTTAAAAAATATGGAATGCAACTAACAGGAAAACCTAAGATACAAATACAGAACATAGTCGCATCAGCCAATCTGCATGTTATAGTTAACCTTGATAAAGCAGCATTCTTACTAGAGAATAACATGTACGAACCAGAGCAGTTCCCAGGTTTAATATATAGAATGGATGAACCCAGAGTTGTTCTATTAATTTTTAGCAGTGGTAAAATGGTTATTACAGGAGCTAAGAGAGAAGATGAAGTTCATAAGGCTGTTAAAAAAATATTCGATAAACTGGTAGAGTTAGATTGTGTAAAGCCCGTTGAAGAAGAAGAGTTAGAATTTTAAGATTGAATTCGTAATAAACGTGATTGAGTATGCTTAAACATCAGAAATACGTGTACGTTGATATTGGAGATCAGAAAAAATTTTTGAAAATTAGATTCCTGAAATCCAGGAGTGAAAATAACAATCCTGAGGCGTATGTAATATTAGACAAAATATCAATTAAATTACCTAGAAACGCTAAAGTAATAAAATATGACGATTTACCTGCAGAAGTAAAGGATAAATTAAAACTTAAGCTTTCTTCTTCTAAGAAGTAGTTGAAGGATTATTAAATTTATATTTTTCTAATAATATTAATAGAATATAAATCCCTATCAGCACTATTGTGGTTATAGATAACGAATAAATTATTTGAAGTTGCAATACCTGGAGACTACTACCTATACTTTTATATATTGTAACCATCATATAATATATCACTACAGTGGTTATTATTCTATAAATATCATGCCATACTCTTATATTTCTATCTAGAAGCTTAGTTACTGCTCTTCCTCCAAATAATACTACTATCCCGAATATCAAGAATGGCATAATAGAAAATAGTACCTGGAGAACTTCTAACAAACCATAAGACTTTAATGTAGTAAATACAGAATATCCGTAAACTATACCTAATACCACAGAAAATATAAAAATAATTGAAACTACAACCATTATGGAAGAACTTTTCCATAACTCTTCTACTGTTTCGTCTAACCTTAAACCTCTAATTATAAATGCAGCACCTATGATAATTAGCACAACGGGCGTTGCATATGAAGTTAAATTTAGTATTGAAAGAAGACCTATTATCAGAAGAATTATACCAGGGACACCTAAAAATATCTTAGAAAATCGAGGCTCAGAAAGAGCCTTTTTTATATATCTACCCAACAAAACATATGTTTCCTCTACAGACCTATACTGCTCAACTAGAACTCTTTCTATTCCAGCGACTTGTAACCTAGATTCTATAATAGGTATAGCTTTAGCATCCTCTGGGCTATCGTAAACTATAATAGCTTTTGTAGGATTTACAG is drawn from Sulfolobus acidocaldarius SUSAZ and contains these coding sequences:
- a CDS encoding membrane protein is translated as MIYIDIDDDLGSIGISTPVIGQEEVVKAIRIAEEKIPTDSDLNTLLVAYNIYNKIRNEGSDVEIALISGSQKGSLESQLAFTEKLDMVIKAVNPTKAIIVYDSPEDAKAIPIIESRLQVAGIERVLVEQYRSVEETYVLLGRYIKKALSEPRFSKIFLGVPGIILLIIGLLSILNLTSYATPVVLIIIGAAFIIRGLRLDETVEELWKSSSIMVVVSIIFIFSVVLGIVYGYSVFTTLKSYGLLEVLQVLFSIMPFLIFGIVVLFGGRAVTKLLDRNIRVWHDIYRIITTVVIYYMMVTIYKSIGSSLQVLQLQIIYSLSITTIVLIGIYILLILLEKYKFNNPSTTS
- a CDS encoding riboflavin kinase, translated to MTCENILILNYTINKIIVQSEVAKSLGISQQTVSRKLKELEDSGIITRTLLKEGELIKLTDEGEKMLRECAESLVDLFAKNRIVKIKAKVTSGLGEGRIFVSLPYYMEAFNKFLGFQPYPGTLNAVIYDRISMENRLLLDLSRGILIPEHKEPNRVLGSVKAFPASINSVSPVAVVIPTRTTHPKSVVELLSPHKLREKLEIEDGDEIEIEVYL
- a CDS encoding TATA-box-binding protein, giving the protein MERSVPNVEYDPDQFPGLIFRLESPKITSLIFKSGKMVVTGAKSTDELIKAVKRIIKTLKKYGMQLTGKPKIQIQNIVASANLHVIVNLDKAAFLLENNMYEPEQFPGLIYRMDEPRVVLLIFSSGKMVITGAKREDEVHKAVKKIFDKLVELDCVKPVEEEELEF
- a CDS encoding phosphoesterase, coding for MISIFNDIYIAEDLPVLYIKPLNAVVLSDVHIGFEQEMANKGIYIPKVQKKRFLTIYRKALDYFKTNKLIINGDFKHTFNKITKQERDELTEILTELNENKIEVKIVKGNHDNYISAVTEKFSNVELVEDINVNDISIFHGHKRIDVQENENKVYIIGHEHPRLSIKDRLGFARKLQCFLKVPLRNNSTVIVLPATGTYQSGNDVTLSHSTYMSHIMREHSILEKARPYVIVEGQGIMEFPELGLLKDIIHSMV
- a CDS encoding dihydrofolate reductase; translation: MGVLKLIGLGLSYKFITEIALNELRTSDIVYADTYTSLTCGDLMSKLHQLGINPIPVGRDFIENNYKKILELLDQGKSVGIAVIGDPMIATTHISLVTEARTKGHQVSIIPGVSVHCYIISKSMLSSYKFGKSVTIISPTDYGKIDTTPYKVLKENLERNLHTIFYLEPNMSATDAVSLLLQMEKIEEQRIINEDSLIIIGQHLGCDDEEIVSLKIKEIAKYNLKSPPHIIIFPSKSLHYMEIEGLKWLMK
- a CDS encoding cytidyltransferase; this encodes MVDEIADRVRRYIQGMEDRLSKIPPEIIQKYEKIYNLAKLYVEDAKYYLNLNDKVTALVDVVYAEGLLDAIIEMEKLDIERQVSKRVFVAGTFDILHPGHIAFLREASKYGRVYVAVARDKNSEKIKGRKPINDENQRLEVIKSVKYVYDAFLGDEKDFLKSVERVKPNIIVLGPDQKVDEQKLIDDLKNRGVIVEKIVRIPSRINNWAHSSTSSIINEVLKRYCNST